The genomic region GCAGCTATTTCATCAAAAGCAGCTTCCGGAATTCCCTGCCCCCTTCATGCTGCAGGCGGGCGAAATAGACTCCACTGCTCACTGCATGTCCGGCATCATCCCTTCCATCCCATTCCACACGGTGTTCACCCGCAGAAAGGGACGCGTCTGTGAGGAGACGGAGGGAGCGGCCCGACAGGTCCAGAAGCTCCAGACGCACATGTCCTGCATTTTCCAATTCGAAGAGCAGTGTCGTTTTGGGGTTGAAGGGGTTTGGATGGCTGGACAGGCGACAGACAGGGAGCTCTGCGGGCGAAGCCGTATCGCCCCCATAGTAACCATCGTCGTAGCGAATCACGCGAGAGATCTTCAGGTTGTTTCCGCCACAGGCAAAACCGCGATGCTCGTCATACATGTCCAGGCCGAGAAGACCACAGGGCTCGTTGATCGCTTCGAGCGCCCAGGTCAGTCCCCCGTCGCTGGTTCCCAGTATGGAGCTTCCGGGCTGACCTTCCGGCCCATTGGGGTTGTAGCCCACAGCCCATCCCTCTGTCTCGCTTACCATGCGAAGTTCCACCAGAATGTGCTCGTCTTCTGAAGGGAAGTGAATGCGGGTCCAGGTGTCTCCCCCATTGGTGCTTCGATAGATCTGGCTCGTAAAGTCTCCGGCACCCACGGCAAGGCCGAAATCAGAGTCGACCATGACGATACCGTTCATGTAGCCGATACCGGTGCTGGAAAACTGTTCCGTCCAGTTTGACCCACCATCAGGAGAATACCAGATCGAAGCCTCATACTGGCCAGGGCGACCGCCTTCACTGCGGGGCTGTCCGGGTACATACTCATGGAAACGGGAGAGCGAGGGTTCTTGGCCCGAGAGCCCCTCCTCTTCCGGCCAGGTCCCGCCCGTTGCCCAGAACTCGTTTCCCTGCACACTCAGATAGCGAAGGGCATGCGAAGCGGGAGCCGTGTGAGTTTCCCAGGAAGAGCCTCCATCGTAGGTGGAATAGAGACCTGTCAAGTTGTCGAAACTCCAGGAGCCCACCATGTGGGCTTCCTGCTCGCTCACGGCCGTTACTGTCAGGTAATTCGCAACCAGGGAAAGGAAGGGCGGCTCTACAGGATCCCAGACCGCGCCACCATTTGTGGTCATGGCGCCGCAGCCCTCGGCGTCCGGCATGAATATCATGTAGCTACCGGAGATAAAACCCTGCGAAGGATTCAACATGTCGATTCCGAGAAGAAAGATGGAGAGATCCATTCCGGAGTACTGGAGTGTCCAGCTTTCTCCCCCGTCGGATGAGTAATAGATCTGGTTGCTGTTCGTCTGCTCATTGAGACCGATAGCCCAGACCTCATCCGGGCTGACACAACTGATGTCAAGCAGTGTCAGCCACTGGGGAAACTCGTAAACCACTTCCCATTCGCCTGCGAATGCCGGAAGAAATAGAGTCATCAACAGAACAGACAGAATCGCTCGCATGGCCCCTCCTCAATGACTGCCCCAGGGTCGGTGTGTGTCCACGCGCAGCTTTTCGGCGCCCCAAAGCAACACAATTATAGACTATAGACGAGTTTTTCCAAGTCGTCCAGCTTCTGCATTTTCCCTTGCATAACGCAGAAACAGGGTTATAAATCAGTCATAAGGAGGTAGTGTATGCACTGGATCAAGGTTGTCCTCGTTCTCTTTCCCATCCTATTCTGTTCTCCCGTATCAATAGCAACGATAATCACACCGGTTTCCGGCACACTGATTGTCCATTACAACCCGGATGTCCTTGACCCTGAAACCGGAGGGCCGGAGGAAAGCGCGCTGAACATCGCATGGATTGAGCTGGCAAATGGAGTTCTGGACTTCGCGACTCCTGCCTGGCTCCCGGATCCGGAAAACCACGGATGCAACATCTCTATCTTTTCCCCCTTCGCAACGGGAGCAGGTCATGCAGACTACATGGCTCACGCACTTCACACCCTGGACAGTGGTGTCAATCCTGTTTTCGAGTTTGAGCCACATGGCGGAACTCCCTGTTACTGGACCCTGGACTATTACAGCCCGGAAAACGGACTTCCTGTCAACGATCCATCCAGAACGAGAATGCACACTCTTCTCTTTGGGAGTTTTACCAGCCTGGAACAGGAATATGATCCTGCAAATGACGGGACCGGGGGCATCCCGGATATTCAGTACCTGAGTGTGGGACTCAGTGTGGATGACGAGATCTACCACGCCATGTCCCTTGCCGAGATCTACAACAATGACCTGTGGCCCTATATCGGAGGCTCGGGAGACTACAATGAGATCCTCTTTGAAGGAACTCTCTATGAGAGAAACGACGGCATCAATGACGATGGGCTGAATTACTGGGATGGTTCAGGATATTTCGCAAGTGGACTCGGGACTGGAGTCACGGCTAGCAGTTGGAGTGAACTTAAAGCGATGTATTGATCAGCGCAGCAGAATCAGGCGAAGTTGCGAGACATCCCCCTTGCTTACAAGGCGTGCGAAGTAGACACCGCTTGCAAGTTCCTGCCCCTGATCGCTCCTTCCGTCCCACTGAACACGATGTTCCCCTGCGGCGAACTCACCGGAGACAAGTTCCCTCACCAGTCTTCCGCGAGCATCATGTACTCTCAGACGAAGCCGGGAAGAGCGCGTGAGGCTCATGCGAATCGTGGTCTGTGGATTGAAGGGGTTGGGGTAGGCGGAAAGGGAAAGCTCCGGAGATGGTGTTACACTCGAGGTCACGTCCACGGGAAGAAGGGGGCGCTCAAATACACCCCGGCCATGGCTTGCGCAACGAAGGGCGCGATTGG from Candidatus Krumholzibacteriia bacterium harbors:
- a CDS encoding FlgD immunoglobulin-like domain containing protein — translated: MRAILSVLLMTLFLPAFAGEWEVVYEFPQWLTLLDISCVSPDEVWAIGLNEQTNSNQIYYSSDGGESWTLQYSGMDLSIFLLGIDMLNPSQGFISGSYMIFMPDAEGCGAMTTNGGAVWDPVEPPFLSLVANYLTVTAVSEQEAHMVGSWSFDNLTGLYSTYDGGSSWETHTAPASHALRYLSVQGNEFWATGGTWPEEEGLSGQEPSLSRFHEYVPGQPRSEGGRPGQYEASIWYSPDGGSNWTEQFSSTGIGYMNGIVMVDSDFGLAVGAGDFTSQIYRSTNGGDTWTRIHFPSEDEHILVELRMVSETEGWAVGYNPNGPEGQPGSSILGTSDGGLTWALEAINEPCGLLGLDMYDEHRGFACGGNNLKISRVIRYDDGYYGGDTASPAELPVCRLSSHPNPFNPKTTLLFELENAGHVRLELLDLSGRSLRLLTDASLSAGEHRVEWDGRDDAGHAVSSGVYFARLQHEGGREFRKLLLMK